Proteins encoded within one genomic window of Streptomyces kaniharaensis:
- the katG gene encoding catalase/peroxidase HPI → MSENHDATVVAAEAEGTGGCPVVHGRAPHPTQGGGNRQWWPDQLNLKILAKNPAVANPLGADFDYAAAFNTLDLPAVKRDIAQVLTTSQDWWPADYGNYGPFIIRMAWHSAGTYRIRDGRGGAGGGQQRFAPLNSWPDNASLDKARRLLWPVKKKYGRALSWADLMILAGNVALEDMGFRTFGFGGGRVDEWEPDEDVYWGPETTWLADERYTGDRQLENPLAAVQMGLIYVNPEGPNGNPDPIAAARDIRETFYRMAMNDEETVALIAGGHTFGKTHGAGPAENVGPDPEAAPMEQQGLGWKSAFGTGKGADAITSGLEGAWTPTPVTWDNSFFETLFGYEWELTRSPAGAYQYKPKDGAGADTVPDAHDPSRRHAPTMLTTDLSLRMDPVYEPISRRFMEHPEEFADAFARAWFKLTHRDMGPVVRYLGPEVPSEQLLWQDPLPAVSYAQIDAADVAALKESVLASGLTVAQLVSTAWAAAASFRGSDKRGGANGGRIRLQPQVGWEVNDPDRLAIVLRTLEGIQRDFNARSGAKQVSLADLVVLAGSAAVERAAKEAGHAVEVPFSPGRVDATQEQTDVESFAALEPAADGFRNYVGKGNRLAAEYLLLDKANLLNLSAPEMTVLVGGLRVLGANHQQSSYGVLTETPGVLTNDFFVNLLDLGTTWKATSEDATTFEGRDAATGELKWSGTRADLVFGSNSELRALAEVYASDDAKEKFVTDFVAAWVKVMNLDRFDLA, encoded by the coding sequence ATGTCTGAGAACCACGATGCAACCGTCGTAGCGGCAGAGGCGGAGGGCACGGGCGGCTGCCCGGTGGTCCACGGGCGCGCGCCGCACCCCACCCAGGGCGGCGGGAACCGCCAGTGGTGGCCGGACCAGCTGAACCTCAAGATCCTCGCCAAGAACCCCGCCGTGGCCAACCCGCTCGGCGCGGACTTCGACTACGCCGCGGCGTTCAACACCCTCGACCTCCCGGCCGTCAAGCGCGACATCGCGCAGGTGCTCACCACCTCGCAGGACTGGTGGCCGGCCGACTACGGCAACTACGGCCCGTTCATCATCCGCATGGCGTGGCACAGCGCCGGCACCTACCGGATCCGCGACGGCCGCGGCGGCGCCGGCGGCGGCCAGCAGCGCTTCGCCCCGCTCAACAGCTGGCCCGACAATGCGAGCCTCGACAAGGCCCGCCGCTTGCTCTGGCCGGTCAAGAAGAAGTACGGCCGCGCCCTCTCGTGGGCCGACCTGATGATCCTGGCCGGCAACGTCGCCCTGGAGGACATGGGCTTCAGGACCTTCGGCTTCGGCGGCGGCCGCGTGGACGAGTGGGAGCCGGACGAGGACGTCTACTGGGGCCCGGAGACCACCTGGCTCGCCGACGAGCGCTACACCGGCGACCGCCAGCTGGAGAACCCGCTCGCCGCGGTCCAGATGGGCCTGATCTACGTCAACCCGGAGGGCCCCAACGGCAACCCGGACCCGATCGCCGCCGCCCGCGACATCCGCGAGACCTTCTACCGGATGGCGATGAACGACGAGGAGACCGTCGCCCTGATCGCAGGCGGTCACACCTTCGGCAAGACCCACGGAGCCGGCCCGGCGGAGAACGTCGGCCCCGACCCCGAGGCCGCCCCGATGGAGCAGCAGGGCCTCGGCTGGAAGAGCGCCTTCGGCACCGGCAAGGGCGCCGACGCGATCACCAGCGGCCTGGAGGGGGCCTGGACGCCCACCCCGGTGACCTGGGACAACTCCTTCTTCGAGACGCTGTTCGGCTACGAGTGGGAGCTCACCAGGAGCCCCGCCGGCGCCTACCAGTACAAGCCGAAGGACGGCGCCGGGGCGGACACCGTCCCCGACGCGCACGACCCGTCCCGGCGGCACGCCCCGACGATGCTGACCACCGACCTGTCGCTGCGCATGGACCCGGTCTACGAGCCGATCTCGCGGCGCTTCATGGAGCACCCCGAGGAGTTCGCCGACGCCTTCGCCCGGGCCTGGTTCAAGCTCACCCACCGCGACATGGGCCCGGTCGTCCGCTACCTCGGCCCCGAGGTGCCGAGCGAGCAGTTGCTCTGGCAGGACCCGCTGCCGGCCGTCAGCTACGCGCAGATCGACGCCGCCGACGTCGCCGCCCTCAAGGAGAGCGTCCTCGCCTCCGGCCTCACCGTCGCCCAGCTGGTCTCCACCGCGTGGGCCGCGGCCGCCTCCTTCCGCGGGAGCGACAAGCGCGGTGGCGCCAACGGCGGGCGGATCCGCCTCCAGCCGCAGGTCGGCTGGGAGGTCAACGACCCGGACCGGCTCGCGATCGTGCTGCGCACGCTGGAAGGCATCCAGCGGGACTTCAACGCCCGGTCCGGCGCCAAGCAGGTCTCGCTGGCCGACCTGGTCGTGCTGGCCGGCAGCGCGGCCGTCGAGCGGGCCGCCAAGGAGGCGGGCCACGCCGTCGAGGTGCCGTTCTCGCCCGGCCGGGTGGACGCCACGCAGGAGCAGACCGACGTGGAGTCCTTCGCCGCTCTGGAGCCCGCCGCGGACGGCTTCCGCAACTACGTCGGCAAGGGCAACCGGCTGGCGGCCGAGTACCTGCTGCTCGACAAGGCGAACCTGCTGAACCTGAGCGCCCCCGAGATGACCGTCCTCGTCGGAGGCCTGCGGGTGCTCGGCGCGAACCACCAGCAGTCCTCGTACGGCGTCCTCACCGAGACGCCCGGCGTCCTGACGAACGACTTCTTCGTCAACCTGCTCGACCTGGGCACCACCTGGAAGGCCACGTCCGAGGACGCGACGACCTTCGAGGGCCGCGACGCCGCCACCGGCGAGCTCAAGTGGAGCGGCACGCGCGCCGACCTCGTGTTCGGCTCGAACTCCGAGCTGCGCGCGCTCGCCGAGGTCTACGCGAGCGACGACGCCAAGGAGAAGTTCGTGACGGACTTCGTCGCGGCGTGGGTCAAGGTGATGAACCTGGACCGGTTCGACCTCGCCTGA
- a CDS encoding Fur family transcriptional regulator → MSDLLERLRARGWRLTSQRRVVAEVLDGDHVHLTADEVHARATERLPEISRATVYNALGELVSLGEVTEVSTDGRAKRYDPNAHRPHQHLICTGCGTIRDVHPAGDPVADLPAEQRFGFTVSGAEVTYRGLCPSCAG, encoded by the coding sequence ATGAGTGACCTGCTGGAGCGACTGCGCGCGCGCGGCTGGCGCCTCACCTCCCAGCGGCGTGTCGTGGCGGAGGTCCTCGACGGCGACCACGTCCATCTCACCGCTGACGAGGTGCACGCCCGCGCCACGGAGCGGCTCCCGGAGATCTCCCGGGCCACCGTCTACAACGCCCTGGGCGAGCTGGTGTCGCTCGGCGAGGTCACCGAGGTCTCCACCGACGGCCGCGCCAAACGCTACGACCCGAACGCCCACCGCCCGCACCAGCACCTGATCTGCACCGGCTGCGGCACCATCCGCGACGTCCACCCGGCCGGCGACCCGGTCGCCGACCTGCCGGCCGAGCAGCGTTTCGGCTTCACCGTCTCCGGGGCCGAGGTCACCTACCGGGGGCTCTGCCCGTCCTGCGCGGGCTGA
- a CDS encoding cytochrome P450, which yields MGFDQARVNRLFLPETYAEGVPYGLFRELRAAAPVCWVEEPAVGDWPAGPGYWAVLRHADVKHVLRSPEDFSSRLGATQIRDPDSAADLDFARTMMLNQDPPDHSRLRRAVAAAFTPRALHELTVAIESRAAELVAAIRPSGEADFVPIAADLPVWTLARILGVPEQDRQLLVDWSNRVIGYQDPDYAESSSADPSQLTDMGRAALVRRPVALTAPDGRPVNPRSRAALADMFAYAHALAEQPPPGSMVARMREAGLSAAEFETMFFLFGVAGNETLRNGLPGGLYSLLTHADQYGRLSRRPDLIPSAVEELLRFWPPVLEFRRTATRDVMLAGKPIRSGDKVVVYHASANRDESVFPDPDRLDITRTPNDHVSFGFGPHFCVGARLARIQMSALIRRIVSELPGLELASGAPPKRLVSNFQNGLKSLPVRWRAEGGPAGSGQPAQDGQSPR from the coding sequence ATGGGCTTCGACCAGGCGCGGGTGAATCGGCTCTTCCTTCCCGAGACGTACGCCGAGGGTGTGCCGTACGGCCTGTTCCGTGAGCTGCGGGCTGCGGCGCCGGTCTGCTGGGTGGAGGAGCCGGCGGTGGGGGACTGGCCGGCCGGGCCCGGCTACTGGGCGGTGCTGCGGCACGCGGACGTGAAGCACGTGCTTCGCAGCCCGGAGGACTTCTCCTCACGCCTCGGCGCGACCCAGATCCGCGACCCCGACTCGGCGGCCGACCTGGACTTCGCCCGCACGATGATGCTCAACCAGGACCCGCCCGACCACTCCCGGCTGCGCCGGGCCGTCGCTGCCGCCTTCACCCCGCGTGCGCTGCACGAGCTGACCGTCGCCATCGAGAGTCGCGCGGCCGAACTCGTTGCCGCGATCCGTCCTTCGGGCGAGGCCGACTTCGTGCCGATCGCCGCTGATCTGCCCGTGTGGACGCTGGCGCGAATCCTGGGCGTGCCGGAGCAGGACCGGCAACTGCTGGTCGACTGGTCGAATCGCGTGATCGGTTACCAGGACCCCGATTACGCCGAGTCGAGTAGCGCCGACCCGTCTCAGCTGACCGACATGGGCCGTGCCGCGCTCGTCCGCCGCCCCGTTGCGCTCACCGCCCCCGACGGCCGCCCGGTCAACCCGCGCTCCCGGGCCGCCCTCGCCGACATGTTCGCCTACGCCCACGCGCTCGCCGAACAGCCACCGCCGGGCAGCATGGTCGCCCGCATGCGGGAGGCAGGACTGAGTGCTGCGGAGTTCGAGACGATGTTCTTCCTGTTCGGAGTCGCCGGCAACGAGACGCTGCGCAACGGCCTGCCCGGCGGTCTGTATTCCCTGCTCACCCACGCCGACCAGTACGGCCGGTTGTCCCGACGGCCCGATCTGATCCCTTCGGCGGTGGAGGAGTTGCTCCGGTTCTGGCCGCCCGTTCTGGAGTTCCGGCGGACCGCCACTCGGGACGTGATGTTGGCCGGGAAGCCGATCCGCAGTGGGGACAAGGTGGTCGTCTACCATGCCTCCGCCAACCGGGACGAATCGGTCTTCCCCGACCCGGACCGCCTGGACATCACCCGCACGCCGAACGACCACGTCAGCTTCGGGTTCGGTCCGCACTTCTGCGTGGGAGCGCGACTGGCCAGGATCCAGATGTCGGCCCTGATCCGCCGGATCGTCTCCGAGCTGCCCGGCCTGGAGCTCGCTTCGGGCGCGCCGCCGAAGCGACTGGTCTCCAACTTCCAGAACGGGCTCAAGTCGCTGCCCGTCCGCTGGAGGGCCGAGGGCGGGCCGGCCGGGAGCGGTCAGCCCGCGCAGGACGGGCAGAGCCCCCGGTAG
- a CDS encoding L-threonylcarbamoyladenylate synthase: MAKYFDVHPESPQPRTIGTVAASLRSGALIAYPTDSCFALGCRLDNHDGLERIRSIRRLDERHHFTLMCVDFAQLGQFVQLDNNVFRAVKAATPGSYTFILPATKEVPRRLMHPKKKTVGVRIPDHAVTRALLAELGEPLVSSTLLLPGEDEPMTQGWEIKERLDHLLDAVVDSGDCGTEPTTVVDFSGGGPEIVRRGAGDPTRFE; encoded by the coding sequence ATGGCGAAGTACTTCGACGTGCACCCAGAGTCCCCCCAGCCGCGCACCATCGGCACCGTGGCCGCCAGTCTCCGGTCCGGAGCCCTCATCGCGTACCCGACCGACTCCTGTTTCGCCCTGGGCTGTCGGTTGGACAACCACGACGGGCTCGAGCGGATCCGGTCGATCCGGCGTCTCGACGAGCGCCACCACTTCACCCTGATGTGCGTGGACTTCGCGCAGCTGGGGCAGTTCGTCCAGCTCGACAACAACGTCTTCCGTGCCGTCAAGGCGGCGACGCCGGGCAGCTACACCTTCATCCTCCCTGCCACCAAGGAGGTTCCGCGCCGCCTGATGCACCCGAAGAAGAAGACGGTGGGAGTCAGGATCCCCGACCACGCCGTCACCAGGGCTCTGCTCGCCGAACTCGGTGAGCCCCTGGTCTCCAGCACCCTGTTGCTCCCCGGTGAGGACGAACCGATGACACAGGGTTGGGAGATCAAGGAGCGGCTCGACCATCTGCTGGACGCCGTGGTGGACTCGGGCGACTGCGGCACGGAACCGACGACGGTCGTCGACTTCTCCGGCGGCGGGCCGGAAATCGTCCGGCGGGGGGCCGGCGACCCCACGCGCTTCGAGTGA
- the galK gene encoding galactokinase, with translation MSTFTELYGRAPEGEWAAPGRVNLIGEHTDYNLGFVLPIALPQTVRAQAGRRDDGLLRLHSTQGGSAEAAVTDLAPGGVAGWAAYPAGVVWALREAGHDVGGAELFLDSDVPAGAGLSSSAALECAVALAYNDLYGLGLSAPELALLAQRAENAFVGVPCGIMDQMASMCCRAGAALHLDSHDLTVRQVPVDLAGAGLALLVLDTRVKHDLGDGAYAALRAGCERAARLLGLHSLRDLGFADLPSALPQLPGELRPLVRHVVTENERVEEAVAHLDAGDLAPLGPILTAGHASLSEDYRVSCPETDLAVGAAVAAGAHGARMTGGGFGGSVIALVEAQAADKIAAEVTTAFHAAGYATPRTLTAVPSEGARRIA, from the coding sequence ATGAGCACGTTCACGGAGTTGTACGGCCGCGCCCCCGAGGGGGAGTGGGCCGCCCCCGGCCGGGTCAACCTGATCGGCGAACACACCGACTACAACCTCGGTTTCGTGCTGCCGATCGCCCTGCCGCAGACGGTCCGCGCCCAGGCCGGGCGGCGCGACGACGGGCTGCTGCGGCTGCACTCGACGCAGGGCGGTTCGGCCGAGGCGGCCGTCACTGACCTCGCCCCGGGCGGCGTCGCCGGCTGGGCCGCCTACCCGGCGGGGGTGGTGTGGGCGCTGCGCGAGGCCGGGCACGACGTCGGCGGCGCGGAGCTGTTCCTGGACAGCGACGTGCCGGCGGGAGCCGGGCTGTCGTCCTCGGCCGCGCTGGAGTGCGCGGTCGCCCTCGCGTACAACGACCTGTACGGGCTGGGGCTTTCGGCACCCGAGCTGGCGTTGCTCGCCCAGCGGGCGGAGAACGCGTTCGTGGGGGTGCCGTGCGGAATCATGGACCAGATGGCGTCCATGTGCTGCCGGGCGGGAGCGGCGCTGCACCTGGACAGTCATGACCTGACGGTACGTCAGGTACCTGTGGACCTGGCGGGCGCGGGCCTCGCGCTGCTCGTCCTGGACACCCGCGTCAAGCACGACCTCGGCGACGGCGCGTACGCCGCCCTGCGCGCCGGTTGCGAGCGGGCCGCCAGGCTGCTCGGCCTGCACTCCCTGCGCGACCTGGGGTTCGCCGACCTTCCGTCCGCACTGCCCCAACTGCCAGGCGAACTGAGGCCGTTGGTGCGGCATGTGGTCACCGAGAACGAGCGCGTGGAGGAAGCAGTCGCCCATCTGGACGCCGGCGACCTCGCCCCCCTCGGCCCGATCCTCACCGCAGGCCACGCCTCGTTGAGCGAGGACTACCGGGTCTCCTGCCCCGAGACCGACCTCGCCGTCGGCGCCGCGGTCGCAGCCGGAGCCCACGGAGCCCGCATGACCGGAGGCGGCTTCGGCGGCTCGGTCATCGCCCTGGTCGAAGCCCAAGCCGCCGACAAGATCGCCGCCGAAGTCACCACCGCCTTCCACGCGGCGGGCTACGCCACCCCGCGCACCCTGACCGCCGTCCCGTCGGAGGGCGCCCGCCGCATCGCCTGA
- a CDS encoding IS110 family RNA-guided transposase → MFIGWDWATETHDVTVMDNSGAHADRWELTHTEQGIDATLKRLRRLGNPADLPVAIETTRGLVVDRLLAAGHPVVPVHPNAFHAMRPRWGASKAKTDAGDSHKLADYLRTDGHQLRRITPTDPRTLELQALTRQRADHVEARVAAVNQLDAQLDQLWPGGKAIFADRDSDIALEFLDRYPTPQAAAKLTPAKLEAWCKRRGYSGRRTGKALIERMRSAPSAATRLGEATVATLVRVQIHLVRGIRATIRELDRAITDAVTAHPYAPLLAGMPRIGTVNLGQIIGELGPILERADSCEQFIAEVGVVPVTRASGKSHTVTFRFATNRRARLAVTTFADNSRHGSDWAAKIYNDARARKKRHPHATRILARAWLRVIWACWRDGTCYDPATHQTNSKTKTAPEAALAA, encoded by the coding sequence GTGTTCATCGGATGGGACTGGGCGACCGAGACCCACGACGTCACCGTCATGGACAACTCCGGCGCCCACGCGGATCGCTGGGAACTGACGCACACCGAGCAGGGCATCGACGCCACGCTCAAGCGCCTTCGCAGGCTGGGGAACCCTGCCGATCTGCCGGTGGCGATCGAGACCACCCGCGGCCTGGTCGTGGACCGGCTGCTGGCCGCCGGCCACCCGGTCGTGCCGGTCCACCCCAACGCCTTCCACGCGATGCGCCCGCGCTGGGGCGCCTCCAAGGCCAAGACCGACGCCGGGGACAGCCACAAGCTCGCCGACTACCTGCGCACCGACGGCCACCAGCTGCGACGTATCACCCCCACCGACCCCAGGACCCTGGAACTCCAGGCCCTCACCCGCCAGCGCGCCGACCACGTCGAGGCCAGGGTCGCCGCCGTCAACCAGCTCGACGCCCAGCTCGACCAGCTGTGGCCCGGCGGCAAGGCGATCTTCGCCGACCGCGACAGCGACATCGCGCTGGAGTTCCTCGACCGCTACCCGACCCCGCAGGCCGCCGCCAAGCTCACCCCTGCCAAGCTGGAAGCCTGGTGCAAGCGACGCGGCTACTCCGGCCGCCGCACCGGCAAAGCGCTCATCGAGCGCATGCGCTCCGCCCCGAGCGCCGCGACCCGCCTGGGCGAAGCCACCGTCGCCACGCTGGTCCGCGTCCAAATCCATCTGGTACGCGGCATACGCGCCACGATCCGCGAGCTGGACAGGGCCATCACCGATGCGGTCACCGCCCACCCCTACGCGCCGCTGCTGGCGGGCATGCCACGCATCGGCACGGTCAACCTCGGACAGATCATCGGCGAACTCGGCCCGATCCTCGAACGCGCGGATTCCTGCGAGCAGTTCATCGCCGAAGTCGGCGTCGTCCCGGTCACCCGCGCCTCCGGCAAGTCCCACACCGTGACGTTCCGCTTCGCCACCAACCGGCGGGCGCGCCTGGCCGTCACCACGTTCGCCGACAACAGCCGGCACGGCAGCGACTGGGCCGCGAAGATCTACAACGACGCCCGGGCCCGCAAGAAGCGACACCCCCACGCCACCCGCATCCTCGCCCGCGCCTGGCTGCGAGTGATCTGGGCCTGCTGGCGCGACGGAACCTGCTACGACCCCGCCACTCACCAGACCAACAGCAAGACCAAAACGGCCCCGGAGGCGGCCCTGGCGGCATAG
- the galT gene encoding galactose-1-phosphate uridylyltransferase, whose product MAGTVTEPTARTVTTLADGRELIYYDRGAAVPRNAVDRRPLDPRTPASQVRFDPVTGDHVTIAAHRQARTYQPPAEECPLCPSRDGRLSEIPADDYQVAVFENRFPSLAGAPVAAEVGGGGLWTAGPGAGRCEVVCFTADHDASFADLSPERARLVLDAWTDRTAALSALPGVEQVYCFENRGAEIGVTLAHPHGQIYAFPFTTPRTARMIGQAERHRAATGRNLFDDLVAAERADGARVVLAGEHWTAFVPFAARWPYEVHLYPHRRVPDLTALDEAQRAEFPRLHLDLLRRFDRLFGGGRTPYIAAWHQAPARQRAELGLHLELFTIRRAADKLKYLAGVESGMDAFVNDVTPEDAARRLREVAR is encoded by the coding sequence ATGGCCGGGACCGTCACCGAGCCCACCGCCAGGACCGTGACCACGCTCGCGGACGGCCGGGAGCTCATCTACTACGACCGCGGCGCCGCCGTCCCCCGGAACGCCGTCGACCGGCGCCCGCTCGACCCGCGGACCCCCGCCTCCCAGGTGCGGTTCGACCCCGTCACCGGCGACCACGTCACCATCGCCGCCCACCGGCAGGCCCGCACCTACCAGCCGCCCGCCGAGGAGTGCCCGCTCTGCCCCTCCCGGGACGGGCGGCTCAGCGAGATCCCCGCCGACGACTACCAGGTGGCCGTCTTCGAGAACCGGTTCCCGTCGCTGGCCGGCGCCCCGGTTGCGGCCGAGGTGGGCGGGGGCGGACTGTGGACGGCCGGGCCCGGCGCCGGACGCTGCGAGGTGGTCTGCTTCACCGCCGACCACGACGCCTCCTTCGCCGACCTTTCCCCCGAGCGGGCCCGCCTGGTGCTCGACGCCTGGACGGACCGCACCGCCGCCCTGTCCGCCCTGCCCGGTGTGGAGCAGGTGTACTGCTTCGAGAACCGCGGCGCCGAGATCGGCGTCACCCTCGCCCACCCGCACGGCCAGATCTACGCCTTCCCGTTCACCACCCCGCGCACCGCGCGAATGATCGGGCAGGCCGAGCGCCACCGCGCGGCCACCGGCCGCAACCTCTTCGACGACCTCGTCGCCGCCGAACGCGCGGACGGCGCAAGGGTGGTGCTGGCCGGCGAACACTGGACGGCCTTCGTCCCGTTCGCCGCGCGCTGGCCCTACGAGGTGCACCTCTACCCGCACCGCCGGGTGCCCGACCTCACCGCCCTCGACGAGGCCCAGCGCGCCGAGTTCCCCCGGCTCCACCTCGACCTGCTGCGCCGCTTCGACCGCCTCTTCGGCGGCGGACGCACCCCGTACATCGCCGCCTGGCACCAGGCCCCGGCTCGTCAGCGGGCCGAACTCGGCCTCCACTTGGAGCTGTTCACCATCCGGCGCGCCGCCGACAAGCTCAAGTACCTGGCCGGAGTGGAATCCGGCATGGACGCCTTCGTCAACGACGTCACCCCCGAGGACGCGGCCCGCCGGCTGCGGGAGGTAGCCCGATGA
- a CDS encoding DeoR/GlpR family DNA-binding transcription regulator, with amino-acid sequence MADSTQPLAGQRRALILEQVRERGGVRVTELVRDLGVSDMTVRRDLDALARRGLVHKVHGGAVRIEAPLSREPGFETKAHWELPAKEAIARTAAALVPPGSAVGLAAGTTTFAVARHLRAVEGLTVVTNSLRIAELLEQPDEDGTPATATVIRTGGVRTPSDALVGPVADQAIRSLHVNVLILGCHGLSAETGLTTPNLAEAETNRAFLQSARRVVVVADHTKWNAVGLASFAALEQLDVLVTDDALPAEARAAAERLVGELIVAPSGENGPETRSDAQP; translated from the coding sequence ATGGCCGACAGCACCCAACCGCTCGCCGGGCAGCGGCGCGCATTGATCCTGGAGCAGGTGCGGGAGCGGGGCGGGGTCCGGGTGACGGAACTGGTGCGCGACCTCGGAGTGTCCGACATGACCGTCCGGCGCGACCTGGACGCCCTCGCCCGCCGCGGGCTGGTGCACAAGGTGCACGGCGGGGCTGTGCGGATCGAGGCCCCGCTGAGCCGCGAACCCGGGTTCGAGACCAAGGCGCACTGGGAGCTGCCCGCCAAGGAGGCGATCGCCCGGACCGCCGCCGCCCTGGTGCCGCCCGGTTCGGCGGTCGGGCTGGCGGCCGGGACGACGACCTTCGCCGTCGCCCGGCACCTGCGCGCCGTCGAGGGCCTGACCGTGGTCACCAACTCCCTTCGGATCGCCGAACTCCTCGAACAGCCCGACGAGGACGGCACACCCGCCACCGCGACGGTGATCCGCACCGGCGGCGTGCGCACGCCCTCGGACGCGCTGGTCGGGCCGGTGGCCGACCAGGCGATCCGCTCGCTCCACGTCAACGTGCTGATCCTCGGCTGCCACGGCCTGTCCGCGGAGACCGGGCTGACCACCCCGAACCTGGCCGAGGCGGAGACCAACCGGGCCTTCCTGCAGTCCGCCCGCCGGGTGGTGGTGGTCGCCGACCACACCAAGTGGAACGCCGTCGGCCTGGCCTCCTTCGCCGCTCTGGAGCAGCTCGACGTGCTGGTCACCGACGACGCCCTGCCCGCCGAGGCCCGGGCCGCCGCCGAGCGCCTGGTCGGTGAACTGATCGTCGCGCCGTCAGGGGAGAACGGCCCGGAGACCCGCTCGGACGCCCAACCCTAG
- a CDS encoding LacI family DNA-binding transcriptional regulator, which translates to MPEGTHRPRRGATTIEEVARAAGVSRQTVSNVLNAPHRVRPDTLERVTAAIRELGYQPDQSARSLRSGARRTIGYLAPVDDPFDPNPLMAGFLEALVDAAGAQGQRVLLFRPAPGAADPLAAIDELVAARQVDGLVLADVLRDDPRIGHVVRAGVPFTTFGRTGPGEPQHWVDIANGPAMATVVRHLAERGHRRIAYVGSACVGDSENLPWMADRRAGFLAEAHRLGLTAVTTARPGVEAVRELLAGPDRPTAVATGSDLLALDVYEAVRAEGLTVGRDVAVTGFHDTPLCRHLHPALTSVRLPLRAIAGALVERLLDQVRGEAPRAAGLELPTDLVVRASS; encoded by the coding sequence ATGCCCGAGGGAACACACCGACCGCGCCGCGGCGCCACCACCATCGAGGAGGTCGCCCGCGCGGCCGGGGTGTCCCGGCAGACCGTCTCCAACGTGCTCAACGCCCCGCACCGGGTCCGCCCCGACACCCTGGAACGGGTGACCGCGGCGATCCGCGAACTCGGCTACCAGCCGGACCAGTCCGCCCGCTCGCTGCGCAGCGGCGCCCGGCGCACGATCGGCTACCTCGCGCCGGTGGACGACCCGTTCGACCCCAACCCGCTGATGGCCGGCTTCCTGGAGGCGCTGGTCGACGCGGCCGGGGCGCAGGGCCAGCGGGTGCTGCTGTTCCGCCCCGCGCCGGGCGCGGCCGACCCGCTGGCGGCCATCGACGAGCTGGTGGCGGCCCGCCAGGTCGACGGGCTGGTGCTGGCGGACGTGCTGCGCGACGACCCCAGGATCGGGCACGTCGTGCGTGCGGGCGTCCCGTTCACCACCTTCGGGCGGACGGGGCCGGGGGAGCCGCAGCACTGGGTGGACATCGCCAACGGCCCGGCGATGGCCACCGTGGTCCGGCACCTGGCCGAGCGCGGCCACCGGCGGATCGCGTATGTCGGAAGTGCCTGTGTCGGCGACAGCGAGAACCTGCCGTGGATGGCGGACCGCCGGGCCGGCTTCCTCGCCGAGGCGCATCGGCTCGGCCTGACGGCGGTCACCACCGCGCGGCCCGGCGTCGAAGCCGTCCGGGAGCTGCTGGCCGGGCCGGACCGGCCGACGGCCGTCGCGACGGGCAGCGACCTGCTGGCGCTGGACGTCTACGAGGCCGTCCGCGCCGAGGGCCTGACGGTCGGGCGGGACGTGGCGGTGACCGGCTTCCACGACACCCCGCTCTGCCGCCACCTGCACCCCGCGCTCACCTCCGTCCGGCTGCCGCTGCGCGCGATCGCCGGCGCGCTGGTCGAGAGGCTGCTCGACCAGGTGCGCGGGGAGGCGCCGCGGGCCGCCGGGCTGGAGCTGCCCACCGACCTGGTGGTGCGGGCCAGTTCCTAG